The following DNA comes from Arthrobacter sp. SLBN-83.
TTGAGGACTTCCTGGCCCAGATGCAGCAGATCCGCAACATGGGCTCCATGAAGAAGATGCTCATGATGATGCCGGGCGCGCAGAACATCCGGCAGCAGCTGGAGCAGTTCGACGAGCGGGAGATCGACCGTGTAGAGGCGATCGTCCGGTCCATGACCCCCCACGAGCGGCTTGCCCCGAAGATCATCAACGGTTCGCGGCGCGCCCGCATCGCCCGCGGTTCCGGCGTCCACGTGTCCGAGGTCAACGGCCTGCTGGAACGGTTTGCGCAGGCCCAGAAGATGATGAAGAAGATGGCCCAGGGCGGCATGCCGGGAATGCCCGGGATGCCCGGCCTGCCTGGAGCCGGCGGTGGCGCGCGGAAGAACGCCAAGAACGCGCCCAAGAAGAAGCCCAAGTCCGGCAACCCGGCCAAGGCTGCCCAGGAGCGCAAGGAAGCCGAAGCCCGGCGCGCCAATGCTGCCAAGGCACTGCCCACCGGAGCCGCCTTCGGCCAGCAGGGCGGCGACTTCGACCCGTCCCAGCTGAACCTCCCCAAGGGCTTCGACAAGTTCCTGGGCAAGTAGCAGTTCACCACCATCGCGCAGCGCCAGGTGTCGTTTTGATCGCTCAAGACGACACCTGGCGCTTTTCGGTGGGGATGCCGGCAGCGTGGAATAGGGTTGGGACATGTTCAAGCAGAGGGTAGTGTTCGTGCACGGCGCCGGAAACTTTGGCGCCGCCGCGTGGCCGCGCCAGCACGGCATGGCACTGTCCTATGACGCCCTGTTCCTCCGGCGGCACGGCTACGACGCCGTCGCGGATCCGGTGGAGTCCTCCTTCACCGAAGACACCGCCATTGTCCTGCAGTCCTTGGCGGACGATGGGCGCGGCGCCGCGGGCGGGCACGTGGTGGCGCATTCCCAGGGGGCAATCGCAGCCATGATGGCCGCGGTGGAACGCCCCGACCTGGTCTTTTCATTGACCCTGGTGGAACCGGCGTGCCTCTCACTGACCGCGGAACTGCCGGCCACGGCTGCCCACATCAGCCTGATGCAGCCCCTCTTCGACGTGCGCCACCAACTCAGCGACGAAGACTTCCAGCGCGAATTCGTCCGCCGAGTCTACGCCACCGACCTCCAGCAGCCTGCCACCACGGAGGAGAAACGGTCCGCCCGCAGACTCCGTCTCCAGTCGCCGTCATGGGAGGCGCCGCTGCATATCGTTCCCGGCGTGCCCACGCTGGTCCTCACCGGCGGCTGGGAACCGCTGTATGAGGAGATTGCCGGATACCTCCGCGAGACCGGCGCCCTGCACCACGTTGCAGCGGGAGGGCACCGGCCCCAGGACTCCCCGGAAGGGGACCGGGCCATCCGCCAGTTCATCCGGCAGGTCAGCCGGAGCCAGCCGGCCCGGGCGTCCTGACCCGGGCGAGACTGGCATCCGGCGCCGTGGCCGGTCAGTTTTCCGCGGGCACCCGCAGCTCCGGCAGGTACACCCTGCCGCCCGCAGCCAGGAACTCCTCGCTCTTTTCCCGCATCCCCGACGTCACGCTGGCAAGCGCAGCCTGGGCTTCCGCTGAGCCGAAATCGTCACGAATGTCCTGGCTGATCCGCATGGAACAGAACTTCGGCCCGCACATGGAACAGAAGTGCGCCGTCTTGGCAGGCTCCGCCGGCAGGGTCTCGTCGTGGAAGGCCTCGGCGGTGACGGGATCCAGCGACAGCGCGAACTGGTCCCGCCAGCGGAACTCGAAGCGGGCCTTGGACAGTGCGTCGTCCCGTTCGTGCGCCCCCGGGTGGCCCTTGGCGAGGTCTGCCGCATGCGCGGCGATTTTGTAGGTGATCACGCCGGTCTTCACGTCGTCCTTGTTGGGCAGGCCCAGATGTTCCTTCGGGGTGACGTAGCAGAGCATCGCGGTCCCGTACCGGGCAATCTCGGTGGCGCCGATGGCCGAGGTGATGTGGTCATAGCCCGGGGCAACGTCAGTCACCAGCGGCCCCAGGGTATAGAACGGGGCGCCCTTGCACAGCTCCTGCTGCCGTTCCACGTTCTCACGGACCAGATGGAACGGCACGTGGCCCGGCCCTTCCACCATTACCTGCACGTCGTACTCCCAGGCGCGCTGCGTCAGTTCGGCGAGCGTGTCCAGCTCCGCGAACTGGGCCGCGTCGTTGGCGTCCGCCGTCGAACCGGGGCGGAGGCCGTCACCCAGGGAGAAGGAGACGTCGTACTTGGCGAAGATTTCGCACAGTTCATCGAAGTGGGTGTACAGGAAGTTCTCCTGGTGGTGGGCCAGGCACCAACCGGCCATGATGGAACCGCCGCGCGAGACAATGCCCGTCACCCGGTTGGCAGTCAGCGGGACGTAGCGCAGCAGCACGCCGGCGTGGATGGTCATGTAGTCCACACCCTGTTCACACTGCTCGATCACCGTGTCCCGGAAGATTTCCCAGGTCAGGGCGTTGGCCTCGCCGTTGACCTTTTCCAGTGCCTGGTAGATGGGCACGGTGCCGATCGGGACGGGGGAGTTGCGGATGATCCATTCCCTGGTGGTGTGGATGTCGTCACCGGTGGACAGGTCCATGACGGTGTCCGCGCCCCACTGGGTGGCCCACTGCAGCTTGTCCACCTCCTCTGCGATGGAGCTGGTGACTGCGGAGTTGCCGATGTTGGCGTTGATCTTCACCAGGAAGGCCTTGCCGATGATCATCGGCTCGGACTCAGGGTGGTTGATGTTGCTGGGGATGATCGCCCGGCCCGCCGCGAGCTCACTCCGCACCAGCTCCACGTCGCAGTTTTCGCGCAGCGCCACGAAGCGCATTTCCTGGGTGATGATTCCCTGCCGGGCGTAGTACATCTGCGTCACTGTGCGGCCGTCGACGGCGCGGCGGGGCACCGGCTGCCCGCCCTGCCACTCTGAAGAGGCGGCACCGCGGCGGACAGCCGAGCGGCCGTCGTCGAGCAGGTTGCGCTCCCTGCCCGTGTACGCCTCGGTGTCCCCGCGCGCCTCAATCCACTCTGCACGGAAAGGCTGAAGGCCGCGGACGGGGTCGCTGCCGGGTCCCGCCGTCCGGTAGGTCCGGAACGGTTCGTTGGGCCGGCCGTTGGGGGACGGCTCAAGGGATATTTCCGTTACCGGCACCCGGATCCCGGCGCCGGCATCTTCAATGAAGGCCAGCGAATGCGACTTCAAGGATTGGGTCACCTGGAGGGTTGACCCATCGTCTGCCGCTGCTTCGGCCTGGATTTGGGCAGGGTTCAACTGGGTGTTTTGTGTACTCAAGGGAATACTCACTTCCTTCGCCGGCATTACCCGGACAGGTTCAACGGTCGCAGGCCGCGTCAGCCCGATCTCAGCCCCTGCAAGGGCACCCGTGTGGTCAGGAACGAAGCTACCACAGGCCCCTGGAACTGCCTTGTCACATTCCCCGGTGCTAGCCTGTCCGGGCAGCGAAAGGAAGTCCTGATGCCGGAAATCATTGAATTCAGCGGACCCGTCCTGACTGGACCGGACAGCGTTAGGTACGGGCTTTGGTCCGTGGACGGGACCCTCACCTTCACCCGGCCCGCGACGGAGCCCGTGAGGGTCCTTGACGGCTGGGTACTGCCCGGGTTCGTTGACGCCCACTGCCACATCGGGCTGGGCCCGGGCGGCCCCGTTGACGCCGCAACGGCTGAGGACCAGGCCCTGGCCGACCTCAACGCAGGAACCCTGCTGGTCCGCGACGCCGGCTCGCCGGCCGATACCCGCTGGATGCAGGGCGGCCGGGACTTCCCCGTGCTGATCCGTGCCGGGCGCCATGTGGCGCGGACGCGCCGCTATTTGCGCGGCTTCGCTGAGGAGGTGGAGCCGGAAGGCCTTGTGGAGGCGGTCCGCAAGCAGGCGCGCGACGGCGACGGCTGGGTCAAGCTGGTGGGGGACTGGATTGACCGCGGCGCCGGTGACCTGGCGCCTTCCTTTCCTGCCGCCGTCGTCCGTGACGCCATCCAGGCAGCCCATGAGGAAGGTGCCCGGGTAACGGCGCACTGCTTCGCCGAGGACACCCTGGACCAGATGCTGGATGCCGGCATCGATTGCATTGAACATGCCACGGGCCTGCTGCCCCGCCACCTGCCCCGGTTCGCTGAACAGGGAGTGCCAATTGTGCCCACTCTCATCAACATCGCCACCTTTCCGGACATCGCCGCCCAAGCGGACGCGAAATTCCCCCGCTACGCTGCACACATGCGTGCACTTTGGGAACGCAGGCTGGAACGGGTGGCGGAGGCCTATGGGGCTGGCGTCCGCATCTTTGCCGGTACCGATGCCGGCAGCACGATCCGGCACGGCAGGATCGCAGACGAGATCCTGTCCCTGCACCAGGCCGGCCTGCCGATGACAGCAGCACTGGACGCCGCCTGCTGGGCAGCCCGCGCCTGGCTGGGGGCGGACAGCCTGGCGGAAGGGGCACGGGCCGACGTGGTGGTGTGCCGGGAAGACCCGCGGGCCGCAGCGGAAACTATCAAGGACCTGGAACACGTAGTGTTGGGCGGTCGCATCGTCCGCTGAGCGGAGGCACCAGAAACTTGGAATAAATTGAAGCTTCAAGTAATTTTACTATGTGACAGGCCGCCATCGGGACGGCCTCCAACACAAGGAGCCTTCAATGACCGCAGCAGCCAGCAGCCAGGATCTTCTTCCTGCCGACCTCGCCATGGGTACCGTGATGCTCAAGGTGGGCGACATGAAGCTCATGACCGACTATTACCAGCGCGCCCTGGGGCTTGAGGTGGTGTCTGAGCAGGACGGCGGGCTTTACCTTGGCCGCCTCGGCACCCCTTTGGTCCACCTGGCACCGGCGCCCGGGCTGCACCTTCCCGGCAGGGGAGAGGCGGGCCTGTTCCACACGGCCCTGCTGTTCGAGGACCAGGCCTCCCTGGCCGCCACCGTCGCCACCGCCGCCCAGTACCAGCCGAGGTCCTTCACCGGCAGCGCCGACCACCTGGTGAGCGAGGCCTTCTACTTCACCGATCCCGAGGGCAACGGCATCGAGCTGTACTGGGACCGCCCGCGCAGCAACTGGTCCTGGAACGGGACGGACGTGGTCATGGACAGCCTTGCCCTGCCGCCGCAGCGGTACCTGGAGCAGTACCTCACGGAGCAGTCCCTGGAAGGCCAGCGGCAGACATCAGCCGGTGTCGGGCACGTGCATCTCCAAGTGGGCGACGTCCAGACTGCCCGGGACTTCTACGTGGGAACCCTCGGCTTCGAAAAGACGGCGGGCTGGCACGGGCAGGCCTTGTTCGTATCCGCTGGCCGGTACCACCACCACATGGCAATGAACGTCTGGAACAGCCGCGGTGCCGGGCCCCGCAAGGACACCCTTGGGCTCGGGGAAGTACTGATCGAGGTTCCTTCAGGGGACGACGTCGGGGCGTTGGCCGACCGCCTCAAGGTTGCCGGAGTAGCCTCGCACCACACCGGCGCCGAACTGCGCTTCGAGGACCCGTGGCGCAACCGGATCC
Coding sequences within:
- a CDS encoding alpha/beta hydrolase — protein: MFKQRVVFVHGAGNFGAAAWPRQHGMALSYDALFLRRHGYDAVADPVESSFTEDTAIVLQSLADDGRGAAGGHVVAHSQGAIAAMMAAVERPDLVFSLTLVEPACLSLTAELPATAAHISLMQPLFDVRHQLSDEDFQREFVRRVYATDLQQPATTEEKRSARRLRLQSPSWEAPLHIVPGVPTLVLTGGWEPLYEEIAGYLRETGALHHVAAGGHRPQDSPEGDRAIRQFIRQVSRSQPARAS
- the thiC gene encoding phosphomethylpyrimidine synthase ThiC; the encoded protein is MSTQNTQLNPAQIQAEAAADDGSTLQVTQSLKSHSLAFIEDAGAGIRVPVTEISLEPSPNGRPNEPFRTYRTAGPGSDPVRGLQPFRAEWIEARGDTEAYTGRERNLLDDGRSAVRRGAASSEWQGGQPVPRRAVDGRTVTQMYYARQGIITQEMRFVALRENCDVELVRSELAAGRAIIPSNINHPESEPMIIGKAFLVKINANIGNSAVTSSIAEEVDKLQWATQWGADTVMDLSTGDDIHTTREWIIRNSPVPIGTVPIYQALEKVNGEANALTWEIFRDTVIEQCEQGVDYMTIHAGVLLRYVPLTANRVTGIVSRGGSIMAGWCLAHHQENFLYTHFDELCEIFAKYDVSFSLGDGLRPGSTADANDAAQFAELDTLAELTQRAWEYDVQVMVEGPGHVPFHLVRENVERQQELCKGAPFYTLGPLVTDVAPGYDHITSAIGATEIARYGTAMLCYVTPKEHLGLPNKDDVKTGVITYKIAAHAADLAKGHPGAHERDDALSKARFEFRWRDQFALSLDPVTAEAFHDETLPAEPAKTAHFCSMCGPKFCSMRISQDIRDDFGSAEAQAALASVTSGMREKSEEFLAAGGRVYLPELRVPAEN
- a CDS encoding amidohydrolase family protein produces the protein MPEIIEFSGPVLTGPDSVRYGLWSVDGTLTFTRPATEPVRVLDGWVLPGFVDAHCHIGLGPGGPVDAATAEDQALADLNAGTLLVRDAGSPADTRWMQGGRDFPVLIRAGRHVARTRRYLRGFAEEVEPEGLVEAVRKQARDGDGWVKLVGDWIDRGAGDLAPSFPAAVVRDAIQAAHEEGARVTAHCFAEDTLDQMLDAGIDCIEHATGLLPRHLPRFAEQGVPIVPTLINIATFPDIAAQADAKFPRYAAHMRALWERRLERVAEAYGAGVRIFAGTDAGSTIRHGRIADEILSLHQAGLPMTAALDAACWAARAWLGADSLAEGARADVVVCREDPRAAAETIKDLEHVVLGGRIVR
- a CDS encoding VOC family protein, whose product is MTAAASSQDLLPADLAMGTVMLKVGDMKLMTDYYQRALGLEVVSEQDGGLYLGRLGTPLVHLAPAPGLHLPGRGEAGLFHTALLFEDQASLAATVATAAQYQPRSFTGSADHLVSEAFYFTDPEGNGIELYWDRPRSNWSWNGTDVVMDSLALPPQRYLEQYLTEQSLEGQRQTSAGVGHVHLQVGDVQTARDFYVGTLGFEKTAGWHGQALFVSAGRYHHHMAMNVWNSRGAGPRKDTLGLGEVLIEVPSGDDVGALADRLKVAGVASHHTGAELRFEDPWRNRIRVAVR